In the genome of Palaemon carinicauda isolate YSFRI2023 chromosome 13, ASM3689809v2, whole genome shotgun sequence, one region contains:
- the LOC137651661 gene encoding uncharacterized protein, translating into MANRIWNCPRGCKTAFVLRLATLYSQEKALGHIYYSLNRLYDRVGYVLGMTAGAVRVTVNRASSSVSSPSSESQVPPVFNNFTIGAVHRCIHRKFAEKEHFTVGSLTNDLKTAGIIPEMTSWASVLRLLHSMGFKYKTFQRKMYVRKESLEIVCRRITALRDLRRQREERRVVVYVDETWFTTRMAHNREWADTTQDITSLTYSRQVPPGEGERFMVVAAGTNEGFIDGSYLCYLAKTNQGDYHGEMNAKLFQQWLTTQFLPSLSEPSVLVLDNAPYHSTLLEESRCPTSATKKADLVRWLEQRRISFRPSATRSELLLICQKNRPERRYEIDNIIHEWGHEVVRLPPAHPELNTIEQVWGFMKRHVRSSLRRFTRSDLQDRLEEARLSVTPEVWAGAVRQSRHFEEEYWESDNIRETVDPVIISLASDDEDGEDDLFLESDDDCIL; encoded by the exons atggctaacaggatttggaattgcccccgtggttgcaaaactgcatttgtcttacgacttgcaactttatacagtcaagagaaagcccttggccatatttactatagcctgaatag gctgtacgaccgtgttggctatgttttgggcatgactgcaggtGCAGTGAGGGTCACAGTCAACCGTGCCTCCAGTTCCGTTTCTTCACCATCGTCAGAATCACAAGTGCCGCCTGTCTTTAATAACTTTACTATTGGTGCCGTTCATCGCTGTATCCACAGAAAGTTTGCCGAAAAAGAGCATTTTACTGTTGGTTCCTTGACAAATGACCTCAAAACAGCTGGCATTATTCCGGAAATGACATCATGGGCTTCAGTACTTCGACTCTTGCATTCTATGGGATTCAAGTATAAAACTTTCCAACGTAAGATGTATGTAAGGAAGGAATCTCTGGAAATTGTATGCCGCCGGATAACTGCTCTCCGTGATCTACGACGCCAGCGGGAGGAGAGGAGAGTGGTCGTTTATGTAGATGAAACCTGGTTTACGACGAGGATGGCCCACAACAGGGAATGGGCAGACACTACACAGGATATCACCAGCCTCACTTACAGTCGTCAGGTTCCTCCTGGAGAAGGTGAGCGTTTTATGGTGGTGGCAGCTGGCACGAATGAGGGCTTTATAGATGGCTCATACCTGTGCTACCTGGCCAAGACTAATCAGGGAGACTACCATGGCGAGATGAACGCAAAATTGTTCCAACAGTGGCTAACGACGCAATTTCTGCCTTCCCTTTCCGAGCCATCTGTACTTGTGCTTGATAATGCACCATATCATAGCACACTGCTTGAGGAGAGTCGATGCCCCACATCAGCAACCAAAAAGGCAGATCTCGTCAG GTGGCTAGAACAGCGCAGGATATCGTTCCGACCTTCTGCCACACGCTCGGAGCTGCTGCTTATTTGCCAAAAGAATCGGCCGGAGCGAAGGTATGAGATTGATAACATCATCCATGAATGGGGCCATGAGGTTGTGCGTTTGCCCCCCGCTCACCCTGAGCTCAATACAATTGAACAGGTGTGGGGGTTCATGAAGAGACACGTACGTTCCTCCCTCCGTCGATTTACTCGATCCGACCTGCAGGACAGGTTGGAGGAAGCCAGGCTTTCTGTTACCCCAGAAGTGTGGGCAGGAGCAGTTCGACAATCCCGTCATTTCGAAGAGGAGTATTGGGAGTCAGACAATATCCGAGAGACAGTAGACCCAGTCATCATTAGCCTGGCCAGTGACGATGAGGACGGGGAAGATGATCTTTTCCTCGAGAGTGatgatgactgcattttgtaa